In Sporosarcina sp. PTS2304, a genomic segment contains:
- a CDS encoding bifunctional adenosylcobinamide kinase/adenosylcobinamide-phosphate guanylyltransferase — MVRGTVTFISGGARSGKSAYAEKILVAQPGRLVYIASGVAADSEMKERIAKHQNDRKLDDWHTIEQPVDIHRTLPFLQEGDLVLWDCMTTWLANELYEGYDTGDPCWRRVGCLEMKAEQLLQTIGQISERVTSFVIVSNEVLDEWSDYGEETQRYRKTIGLLHQRLVALCDVAIEMDHGIPVVWKGESP; from the coding sequence ATGGTTCGAGGAACAGTAACATTTATTAGTGGCGGCGCACGCAGCGGAAAAAGTGCATACGCAGAAAAAATACTCGTTGCACAACCCGGTCGTCTCGTCTACATCGCATCAGGTGTAGCGGCTGATTCCGAAATGAAAGAACGGATTGCGAAACATCAGAACGATCGCAAACTAGATGATTGGCATACGATCGAACAGCCGGTGGACATCCATCGTACGCTACCTTTTCTGCAAGAAGGAGACTTAGTGTTATGGGATTGTATGACAACTTGGCTGGCCAATGAACTGTATGAAGGCTATGACACGGGCGATCCTTGTTGGCGTCGTGTAGGGTGTCTGGAAATGAAAGCGGAGCAATTGCTGCAGACGATCGGACAAATAAGCGAACGCGTCACTTCATTTGTGATCGTGTCCAATGAAGTGTTAGATGAGTGGTCAGATTATGGCGAAGAGACGCAACGGTATCGAAAAACAATTGGTCTATTGCACCAGCGTTTAGTAGCACTTTGTGATGTAGCGATTGAAATGGATCATGGCATACCTGTCGTCTGGAAAGGGGAGTCACCATGA
- a CDS encoding cobyric acid synthase produces the protein MNGLIVVGTASDVGKTMICLALCRILSNEGRNVAPFKSQNMSGFSVTLPNGCEISRSQFQQAQAARTEPMVEMNPILLKPTTALQSDVILLGKPLITMDGQKFREQLYDKGLHTIKQSLRTLSERYETVIIEGAGSTAEVNLMDRELTNMRVAELADVPALLVADISKGGAIASIIGTLQLLSPERRQRVKAIIINKFYGELSYFQDGVQFIENFTGIPVAGVIPVLEQHGIVEEDMERETKPAADGVDVYEQWAEHVQKHLNWPLIQSILA, from the coding sequence ATGAATGGATTGATCGTCGTCGGCACAGCATCGGACGTAGGAAAAACAATGATTTGCCTAGCATTATGCCGAATTCTTTCCAATGAAGGGCGTAACGTTGCTCCTTTCAAATCCCAAAACATGTCGGGCTTTTCGGTGACGTTGCCGAACGGTTGTGAAATCAGTCGTTCGCAATTCCAGCAAGCACAAGCGGCGCGTACGGAGCCGATGGTAGAAATGAATCCGATTTTATTGAAACCGACAACGGCTTTGCAGTCGGACGTCATCTTACTCGGTAAGCCACTCATCACAATGGATGGTCAAAAATTTCGGGAGCAATTATACGACAAAGGGCTACATACGATTAAGCAGTCTTTACGTACACTTTCGGAGCGCTACGAGACGGTCATTATAGAAGGGGCAGGGAGTACCGCGGAAGTGAATTTGATGGATCGTGAATTGACGAATATGCGCGTGGCGGAACTTGCGGACGTACCTGCATTGTTAGTGGCGGACATTTCTAAAGGTGGGGCCATTGCATCCATCATCGGTACATTGCAATTATTGTCTCCTGAAAGACGACAGCGTGTGAAAGCGATTATTATTAATAAATTTTACGGGGAGTTATCTTACTTCCAAGATGGCGTACAATTTATCGAAAACTTTACAGGCATTCCAGTCGCAGGGGTCATTCCTGTTCTTGAACAGCATGGCATCGTAGAAGAAGACATGGAACGCGAGACGAAACCCGCGGCTGACGGAGTGGATGTTTATGAACAATGGGCTGAACACGTACAGAAACATCTCAATTGGCCATTGATCCAGTCGATTTTGGCGTAA
- the cobS gene encoding adenosylcobinamide-GDP ribazoletransferase — protein MNSILLALQFFTSLPVRIEIPLGKKEVSGMYMALPIIGGAIGLLLAGTAYATVEFNSFLAAMLILLVGLIATGGLHVDGFADLGDAFFSYQDREKRLTIMDDPRLGAFGTLSLVVLLGLKIGLFIEIVTLAHGWLFLVIVPILSRASVVLYFTLTDTAKQSGMAHFFKRHFLRKRMVVVASVSSLLAISVLSAVSTSILLIPVLILVMAFAIWLYRHFSIKHFGGVTGDLCGAFIEGMEVLLWLVLIVYFSFAI, from the coding sequence ATGAATAGCATTTTATTAGCGCTCCAATTTTTCACTTCATTGCCTGTTCGTATAGAAATACCGCTCGGGAAAAAAGAAGTATCAGGCATGTACATGGCACTACCTATTATCGGCGGGGCCATTGGCTTGTTGCTCGCGGGAACGGCTTATGCCACGGTAGAGTTCAATAGTTTCCTTGCGGCGATGCTCATACTGCTTGTCGGATTGATCGCGACGGGTGGCTTGCATGTGGACGGCTTTGCAGATTTAGGCGATGCGTTTTTCTCTTATCAAGACCGTGAAAAACGTCTGACGATTATGGATGATCCGAGACTGGGAGCATTTGGTACGTTGTCGTTAGTCGTATTGTTAGGGTTGAAAATTGGTTTATTTATCGAGATTGTCACACTAGCGCACGGGTGGCTGTTTCTTGTCATCGTGCCTATCCTATCGAGGGCTAGCGTTGTATTGTATTTCACCTTAACTGACACTGCGAAACAAAGCGGCATGGCGCACTTTTTCAAGCGACATTTTTTGCGGAAGCGAATGGTAGTTGTAGCTAGTGTGAGCAGTTTACTCGCGATTAGTGTGCTTAGTGCAGTGTCTACATCGATTCTGTTAATCCCAGTTCTGATACTTGTTATGGCATTCGCAATTTGGCTTTATCGCCACTTTTCCATCAAGCATTTCGGTGGTGTGACAGGCGATTTGTGTGGCGCGTTCATTGAAGGGATGGAGGTGTTATTATGGCTCGTCCTTATCGTTTATTTTTCATTCGCCATTTAA
- a CDS encoding histidine phosphatase family protein: MARPYRLFFIRHLTTVGNEKRQYCGWTDSELVQATGEAIEFPVIVERVVGSDLTRTRQTAAIYFPDAAYVEDHRLRECHFGDFEEKTYDELKDDQDYRNWLEDPWRVAARNGETLQQVKSRVLEALDDLPNDTVVVTHGGVIRLLLEAFATDSRSFWEWQVDNGSIWQFEWADERQWKERARCTSLSEVPITAKQSM; the protein is encoded by the coding sequence ATGGCTCGTCCTTATCGTTTATTTTTCATTCGCCATTTAACAACGGTGGGCAATGAAAAACGGCAATATTGTGGGTGGACGGATAGCGAGTTAGTTCAAGCAACAGGAGAAGCGATTGAATTTCCGGTTATTGTAGAAAGAGTAGTCGGTAGTGATTTGACTAGAACACGTCAAACAGCAGCAATTTATTTTCCGGATGCGGCATATGTTGAAGATCATCGTTTGCGCGAGTGTCATTTCGGAGATTTTGAAGAAAAGACGTATGATGAGTTAAAAGACGATCAAGACTACCGGAACTGGCTGGAAGATCCGTGGCGAGTGGCAGCGCGTAATGGGGAAACACTGCAACAAGTGAAGTCACGGGTACTCGAAGCGTTAGATGATTTGCCGAATGATACGGTCGTCGTGACGCATGGTGGAGTAATTCGTTTACTTCTCGAAGCATTCGCTACGGATTCGCGATCGTTTTGGGAGTGGCAAGTAGACAATGGCTCCATTTGGCAATTCGAGTGGGCAGACGAGCGACAATGGAAGGAGCGAGCGCGGTGCACGTCATTATCGGAGGTGCCTATAACGGCAAAACAGAGTATGTAA
- a CDS encoding bifunctional adenosylcobinamide kinase/adenosylcobinamide-phosphate guanylyltransferase — MHVIIGGAYNGKTEYVRRLVGDQKVEFCTMETAAMADGRLVIVGLLDWLRQTEMDEAQSLQAVRDVIEPDTIFILTEVGRGIVPFEAEQRELRDQCGRLYQYLFAQAIEVTRVWYGIPQQIKGVK, encoded by the coding sequence GTGCACGTCATTATCGGAGGTGCCTATAACGGCAAAACAGAGTATGTAAGGCGCTTAGTTGGCGATCAGAAGGTAGAGTTTTGTACAATGGAAACAGCGGCGATGGCGGACGGTCGATTGGTAATAGTGGGCTTATTGGACTGGCTTAGACAGACCGAGATGGATGAAGCGCAAAGTTTACAAGCGGTGCGCGATGTAATTGAACCCGACACGATTTTCATTTTGACTGAGGTAGGTCGCGGCATCGTACCGTTCGAAGCAGAGCAACGTGAATTACGTGATCAGTGCGGACGGCTCTATCAGTATTTATTTGCACAAGCAATAGAGGTTACGAGAGTTTGGTACGGTATCCCCCAACAAATCAAAGGAGTGAAGTGA
- a CDS encoding cob(I)yrinic acid a,c-diamide adenosyltransferase, with product MKIYTKTGDKGQTSLIGGRVAKDDLRVEAYGTIDELNSFIGKAMTELEADNFADILTDLEAIQNELFDGGGDLANVMKERHYKLGEEPITVLEERIDKLMEEAPALERFILPGGSPAAATLHIARTITRRAERVTVTLTNAADDVSPVVQRYLNRLSDYLFVAARIVNARLGIADNEYVRSAKVFRTNDKK from the coding sequence ATGAAAATTTATACGAAGACAGGCGATAAAGGGCAGACGAGTTTAATTGGTGGACGCGTGGCGAAAGATGATTTGCGCGTGGAAGCGTATGGTACGATTGATGAACTGAATTCATTCATTGGTAAAGCGATGACAGAACTAGAAGCCGATAATTTTGCGGATATTTTAACGGATTTGGAAGCAATCCAGAATGAATTATTCGATGGTGGCGGCGATTTAGCGAACGTCATGAAAGAGCGTCACTACAAGCTTGGTGAAGAACCGATAACAGTGCTGGAAGAGCGAATTGACAAGTTAATGGAAGAAGCACCGGCGCTCGAACGCTTTATCTTACCGGGTGGTTCACCTGCAGCTGCAACCTTGCATATCGCACGCACGATTACACGACGCGCGGAGAGAGTAACTGTGACATTAACGAATGCAGCAGACGATGTTTCACCAGTTGTTCAGCGCTATTTGAATAGATTATCAGATTATTTATTCGTTGCAGCACGAATTGTTAATGCGCGTTTAGGTATCGCGGATAATGAATATGTTCGTAGTGCGAAGGTGTTTCGTACGAATGATAAGAAATGA